From Gimesia panareensis, the proteins below share one genomic window:
- a CDS encoding FAD-dependent oxidoreductase, translating into MLSVSTKYFPLLLVTISLFCRFEPVQAQEIKPDQLKSSYDVVIYGGTSGGIAAALQAQRMGKTALLIEPGTHLGGLSSGGLGATDIGNKAAIGGVAREFYRRLGTYYSQADSWVYQKRSDYKSRRKNSSETEMWTFEPHVAEATFEKMLIADQVPWVKKQRLDLKQGVQKKQGRISAIKMESGLVVKGKVFIDATYEGDLMAVAGVSYHVGRESNATYGETLNGIQTRNAVFHQFIKPVDPYLVPGDPKSGLLPGVQQEGPGGKDGEGDHRVQAYCFRMCTTDVPENQREWVKPENYDPQRYELLLRNFEAGDHRVPWAPTLMPNRKTDTNNNFAISTDNIGMNYEYPDADYEKREQIFQEHLTYQQGLMWTLANSPRVPPAVQKQFHKWKPAKDEFQDTEGWPFQLYVREARRMISEYVMTEKNCTSELIAEDSIGLAAYTMDSHNQQRYAIDGKALNEGDVQVGVPNPYPIAYRSIRPRKSECQNLLVPVAMAASHIAYGSIRMEPVFMVLGQSAATAASQAIDAGTAVQDIDYSTLRKQLLKDKQILIWTGPRKEPPIRVKSLSGIVVDDTDARSSLGWKKSSSITPYVGQGYQHDGDADKGKREIVFTAEIPQDGLYEVRVYYVPSSNRATNVPYELRTAEGPVTVRVNQRKKPNQGQYQLLGTFLFKSGKQKILTVSNQGTDGHVIVDALQLVPVKSN; encoded by the coding sequence ATGCTGTCTGTTTCTACGAAATATTTCCCCCTGCTGTTAGTCACCATTTCGCTGTTCTGCCGTTTTGAACCGGTACAGGCACAGGAAATTAAACCGGATCAGCTGAAGTCCAGCTATGATGTCGTCATTTACGGCGGTACTTCGGGAGGCATCGCGGCTGCACTCCAGGCACAGCGGATGGGGAAAACCGCACTGCTGATTGAGCCGGGAACGCATCTGGGCGGTCTCTCTTCCGGCGGATTGGGAGCAACCGACATCGGCAACAAAGCAGCCATCGGCGGCGTCGCCCGTGAATTCTATCGACGGCTGGGCACGTACTACAGCCAAGCGGATTCCTGGGTCTATCAGAAACGCAGCGATTACAAAAGTCGGCGGAAAAACAGCTCGGAAACGGAAATGTGGACATTCGAGCCGCACGTAGCGGAAGCCACGTTTGAAAAAATGCTGATCGCCGATCAGGTTCCCTGGGTCAAAAAACAGCGACTGGATCTGAAACAGGGCGTACAGAAAAAGCAGGGGCGCATCAGCGCGATCAAAATGGAAAGCGGTCTGGTCGTCAAAGGGAAAGTCTTCATCGACGCCACTTATGAAGGCGATCTGATGGCGGTGGCAGGAGTCTCCTATCATGTGGGACGCGAGTCCAATGCGACCTATGGCGAAACATTAAACGGTATTCAAACCCGCAATGCCGTCTTCCACCAGTTCATCAAACCCGTCGATCCTTATCTCGTCCCCGGTGACCCGAAAAGCGGCCTGCTGCCGGGAGTGCAGCAGGAAGGTCCCGGCGGGAAAGACGGGGAGGGGGATCACCGCGTGCAAGCCTACTGCTTCCGCATGTGTACCACCGACGTCCCCGAGAACCAGCGGGAATGGGTCAAACCGGAAAATTATGATCCCCAGCGGTATGAACTGCTGTTGCGCAACTTTGAAGCAGGCGACCACCGCGTCCCCTGGGCTCCGACTCTGATGCCCAATCGCAAGACCGATACGAATAATAATTTCGCAATCTCTACCGATAACATCGGTATGAACTATGAATATCCCGACGCCGACTATGAGAAACGCGAACAGATTTTTCAGGAGCACCTGACTTACCAGCAGGGCTTGATGTGGACTCTGGCCAACAGCCCCCGCGTCCCTCCCGCTGTTCAGAAACAGTTCCACAAATGGAAACCGGCCAAAGACGAGTTTCAGGATACGGAAGGCTGGCCGTTTCAGTTGTATGTACGCGAAGCACGGCGGATGATCTCTGAGTATGTCATGACCGAGAAAAACTGCACCTCGGAGCTCATTGCCGAAGACAGTATCGGCCTGGCCGCCTATACGATGGACTCGCACAACCAGCAGCGGTATGCCATCGATGGAAAGGCTCTGAACGAAGGGGATGTGCAGGTCGGCGTGCCCAATCCTTATCCGATTGCCTATCGTTCGATCCGGCCCCGCAAGTCTGAATGCCAGAACCTGCTCGTGCCCGTTGCGATGGCGGCTTCGCATATCGCCTACGGATCGATTCGGATGGAGCCCGTGTTTATGGTGTTGGGACAATCGGCGGCAACCGCTGCCAGCCAGGCCATTGATGCCGGCACCGCGGTCCAGGACATCGATTATTCCACGTTACGCAAACAGCTGCTCAAAGACAAACAGATTCTGATCTGGACCGGCCCACGCAAGGAACCGCCGATTCGCGTCAAATCGCTGTCAGGCATCGTTGTTGACGACACCGACGCCCGGAGTTCACTCGGCTGGAAAAAGAGTTCGTCGATCACTCCTTACGTCGGGCAGGGCTATCAGCATGATGGCGACGCCGACAAGGGGAAACGCGAGATTGTTTTTACAGCAGAGATCCCACAGGACGGTCTGTATGAAGTGCGTGTGTACTATGTTCCGTCATCGAACCGCGCCACCAATGTTCCTTATGAGCTACGGACTGCCGAGGGGCCAGTGACCGTACGCGTCAACCAGCGGAAAAAACCCAATCAGGGTCAATATCAGTTACTCGGGACATTCCTGTTCAAATCAGGAAAACAGAAAATTCTCACGGTTTCGAACCAGGGGACCGACGGGCATGTCATTGTGGATGCCCTGCAACTGGTTCCCGTCAAATCGAATTAA
- a CDS encoding IS5 family transposase (programmed frameshift), translated as MTRVSRPATGRNITGSRTEPKPQLSDEQWLLIKDLFPEPPANAAGGRPRVAPRECLEGILWVLRTGARWKDLPTFLPSPSTCWRRFKEWTEDGVFLEAWQRLLEHFDRRKLVVWSEAFGDGTFCPAKKGAPDVGKTKRGKGTKLMLLVDGNGLPLALDRASASPAEVKLIESLLDQRVLPRDPDRLIYDRAADSDPLRTELAERQIELICPHRKNRVKPATQDGRALRRYRRRWKVERTISWLFNFRRLVIRYERYSHLFLGFAQLACVFTLLNKL; from the exons ATGACCCGCGTGTCACGACCTGCCACAGGTCGCAACATTACCGGGTCCAGGACGGAACCAAAACCACAACTCTCGGACGAGCAATGGCTTCTGATCAAAGATCTGTTTCCAGAACCACCGGCAAACGCAGCCGGAGGGCGGCCCAGAGTGGCTCCCCGCGAGTGTCTCGAAGGAATCCTTTGGGTATTAAGGACCGGTGCCCGATGGAAAGATTTACCAACATTTTTACCATCTCCCAGCACTTGCTGGCGTCGTTTCAAGGAATGGACCGAAGACGGTGTCTTCCTGGAAGCATGGCAGCGATTGCTCGAACATTTCGACCGACGGAAGCTGGTAGTCTGGTCGGAAGCATTCGGGGATGGCACATTCTGCCCCGCAAAAAAAGGGGCGC CCGATGTCGGAAAGACAAAACGGGGAAAGGGAACCAAGCTTATGCTGCTGGTCGACGGAAACGGGCTCCCTCTCGCTTTGGATCGTGCCAGTGCCTCTCCGGCAGAGGTGAAGCTGATTGAATCCCTGCTGGACCAGCGAGTTTTGCCACGCGACCCCGATCGCCTGATTTATGATCGTGCGGCCGACAGCGATCCCCTGCGCACAGAGCTGGCGGAACGGCAGATAGAGCTGATCTGTCCGCATCGCAAGAACCGTGTGAAACCAGCGACGCAAGACGGGCGTGCTCTGCGGCGATATCGACGCCGCTGGAAAGTCGAACGCACCATCAGCTGGCTGTTCAACTTTCGTCGTCTGGTAATACGATATGAACGATACAGTCATTTGTTTTTAGGATTCGCACAACTCGCGTGCGTGTTCACCTTACTTAATAAGTTATGA